The Rhododendron vialii isolate Sample 1 chromosome 6a, ASM3025357v1 genome includes a window with the following:
- the LOC131331407 gene encoding uncharacterized protein LOC131331407: MATNGNVSIKIEDDDEVEVGGVADSLWSKTNEEFFIDIMEEEVKTMGSRDTGTFQEKSWARIRKSLSAKPKHEYSELQIKNKFNQLRTMHTKFKSLCDQSGIGWCAKKGTVAADDTLWEKLYKVMEVSNTQNDVVADSDNMVFEEGKSLESVNNICKSTGHVHDYESSDTISLKLGFLKPYKSERYHLSLFRGRRRLRKKNGSIIVTRPFAT, encoded by the exons ATGGCTACCAATGGCAATGTAAGTATCAAGattgaggatgatgatgaagtTGAAGTGGGAGGTGTAGCTGATTCCTTGTGGTCGAAGACAAATGAGGAGTTTTTTATTGACATTATGGAGGAGGAGGTGAAAACAATGGGTAGTAGAGATACTGGgacttttcaagaaaaaagttGGGCTAGGATAAGGAAGAGTCTTTCCGCTAAACCTAAACACGAATACTCTGaacttcaaataaaaaacaagttcaaccaACTACGCACTATGCACACCAAATTTAAGAGCCTTTGTGACCAAAGTGGCATTGGGTGGTGTGCGAAAAAAGGTACTGTTGCTGCTGATGATACCCTATGGGAGAAGCTCTATAAG GTAATGGAAGTATCTAACACTCAAAACGATGTCGTTGCTGACTCAGATAACATGGTCTTTGAAGAAGGCAAATCATTAGAGTCTGTCAACAATATATGCAAGTCTACCGGCCATGTACATGACTATGAAAGCTCAGACACAATCTCTCTCAAGTTGGG GTTTCTAAAGCCATACAAGAGCGAGCGGTACCACTTGTCCTTGTTCCGTGGACGTAGACGATTACGAAAGAAGAATGGTTCAATTATTGTCACTCGTCCCTTCGCAACGTGA
- the LOC131331404 gene encoding uncharacterized protein LOC131331404, translating to MGKQEEQNQQKIERKKPRFLCLHGFRTNGQIMKTQIEKWPPSVLEKLDLVFVDAPFPANGKSDVEGIFDPPYYEWFQFNKEFTEYTNFDECLAYIEDYMIEHGPFDGLLGFSQGAILSAALPGLQAEGVALTKVPKINFLVIIGGAKLKEPSLAERAYSCLIRCPSLHFLGETDFLKPYGTELLESFVDPVVIHHPKGHTVPRLDDKGLPTMLNFVERIQKAVTRNEE from the exons ATGGGAAAGcaagaagaacaaaatcagCAGAAAATCGAGAGGAAGAAGCCCAGGTTTCTGTGCCTACATGGGTTCAGAACCAACGGCCAGATTATGAAAACGCAGATCGAGAAATGGCCCCCGTCCGTGCTCGAGAAGCTCGATCTCGTGTTCGTCGACGCCCCTTTCCCGGCCAACGGCAAATCCGACGTGGAAGGGATCTTTGATCCTCCTTACTACGAATGGTTTCAATTCAACAAG gaATTCACAGAGTACACCAATTTTGACGAGTGTCTGGCGTATATAGAGGATTACATGATAGAGCACGGACCATTTGATGGTCTTCTTGGTTTCTCTCAG GGCGCAATTTTATCTGCGGCTTTGCCGGGTCTGCAAGCTGAG GGAGTGGCCTTAACGAAGGTACCAAAGATAAATTTCTTGGTAATAATTGGAGGGGCAAAGCTGAAAGAGCCCTCACTGGCAGAGAGGGCATATTCGTGTTTGATTCGTTGCCCGTCCCTCCACTTTTTAG GCGAGACGGATTTCCTAAAGCCATATGGAACTGAACTCTTGGAATCATTTGTAGATCCTGTAGTGATTCATCATCCTAAGGGCCACACAGTTCCAAGACTTG ATGATAAAGGTTTACCAACCATGCTGAACTTTGTCGAACGGATTCAGAAGGCGGTAACCAGGAACGAAGAATAA
- the LOC131331406 gene encoding pentatricopeptide repeat-containing protein At5g27460: protein MHILFHHLRRINSTSHTTSWWRPISSRAFPTDVSGESPRSVERRRNDDLRSRILGLVFPRRSATALLQDWVDDGHKVSVLELRRISTGLMKLRRYKHALEMFTWMEDRYGNRISAADHAIRLELTIKVHNLRQGEEYFATIPNSASQKAAFVTLLHSYVKEKALEKAEALMVKMNSLGLTVSPHPFNEMMKLYMATSQSEKVPAVIQQMKQNNIPLNVLSYNLWMGACGESSGVASAEMVYKDMVKDKDFELGWSTLSTLANIYLKSGFLVKANLALQNAEKKLSTTNRLGYFFLITLYTSLKNKDGVLRLWEACKAVEGRLSCSNYMCILLCLVKLGDIKEAERVLTEYEYQCRKYDIRVSNVLLGAYMRNGFVEKAEALHLHTLERGGCPNYKTWEILMEGWVRSQTMDKAINAMKKGFAMLKHCDWRPSPSIVVAIAEYFENSGNFEDAKRYLTVVRRLGLASLPVYKSLLRMHASAHQPSQEIFEMMKEDEINIDDETSALLQTSIT from the exons ATGCATATCCTCTTTCACCATCTCAGACG CATCAACAGCACTTCACACACCACAAGCTGGTGGAGGCCCATATCGTCTCGTGCCTTTCCTACTGATGTCTCCGGTGAATCGCCGCGTTCAGTTGAACGCCGCCGCAACGACGATCTGAGGAGCAGGATTTTAGGGCTCGTATTCCCACGACGGAGCGCGACGGCTTTGCTTCAGGATTGGGTCGATGATGGCCACAAGGTTTCAGTGTTGGAGCTTCGACGGATTTCCACTGGGCTCATGAAATTGCGGCGTTATAAGCACGCCCTCGAG ATGTTTACATGGATGGAAGATCGCTATGGAAATAGGATTTCAGCGGCTGATCATGCCATCAGGTTGGAATTGACTATAAAAGTACATAATTTAAGGCAAGGCGAAGAATATTTTGCAACTATACCCAACAGTGCTTCACAAAAAGCTGCGTTTGTGACTCTTCTTCATTCTTATGTTAAAGAAAAGGCCTTAGAGAAAGCTGAGGCTCTCATGGTTAAGATGAATAGCTTGGGGCTCACCGTGAGCCCTCATCCATTCAACGAGATGATGAAGCTTTATATGGCCACTTCTCAGAGTGAGAAAGTGCCCGCTGTCATCCAGCAAATGAAGCAAAATAATATACCCCTTAATGTCCTCTCTTACAATCTTTGGATGGGTGCGTGTGGTGAGTCATCAGGGGTTGCATCTGCAGAAATGGTTTATAAAGATATGGTGAAGGACAAGGATTTTGAATTAGGATGGAGCACTCTATCTACTTTGGCCAATATATATCTGAAATCAGGATTTCTTGTCAAGGCCAATTTGGCTCTTCAAAATGCAGAGAAAAAGCTATCAACTACTAACCGCCTTGGTTATTTCTTCCTCATTACTCTATATACCtctttgaaaaataaagatggAGTTCTTCGACTTTGGGAAGCTTGTAAAGCAGTGGAAGGGAGATTATCTTGTTCGAATTACATGTGTATCTTGTTATGCTTAGTAAAGCTGGGTGATATTAAAGAAGCTGAGAGGGTTTTGACGGAATATGAATATCAGTGTAGGAAATATGACATTAGGGTTTCCAATGTTCTCCTAGGTGCATACATGAGAAATGGATTTGTGGAAAAAGCTGAGGCGTTACATCTCCACACATTAGAGAGAGGTGGGTGTCCAAATTATAAGACGTGGGAGATTCTAATGGAAGGATGGGTGAGAAGCCAGACTATGGATAAAGCCATAAATGCCATGAAAAAAGGATTTGCCATGTTGAAACATTGTGACTGGAGGCCATCACCTAGTATTGTGGTGGCCATTGCAGAGTACTTTGAGAACAGCGGCAATTTTGAAGATGCAAAGCGGTATCTGACAGTTGTTAGGCGTTTGGGTCTTGCCAGTTTGCCAGTTTATAAATCGTTGCTTAGAATGCATGCCTCCGCTCATCAACCATCccaagaaatttttgaaatgatgAAGGAGGATGAAATCAATATAGATGATGAGACATCTGCACTTCTTCAGACCTCCATCACATAA